In Xiphophorus couchianus chromosome 8, X_couchianus-1.0, whole genome shotgun sequence, the following proteins share a genomic window:
- the tmem250 gene encoding transmembrane protein 250: MPVIPIPRRVRSFHGPHTTCMHSACGSAHTNKLVRTKYNNFDLYLRSRCMYSFLRFLLYFGCSLLTSLLWVLLSALFFLQYVSVRVLLRLQYKLSVILLLLGHRRLDFGVLNDLIIYSMHITMFLVGGLGWCFMVFVDM; this comes from the coding sequence ATGCCTGTGATCCCCATCCCACGCAGGGTGCGCAGCTTCCATGGCCCCCACACCACCTGCATGCACTCTGCCTGCGGCTCGGCGCACACCAACAAGCTGGTGCGCACCAAGTACAACAACTTTGACCTTTACCTGCGCTCCCGGTGCATGTACAGCTTCCTGCGCTTCTTGCTGTACTTTGGCTGCAGTCTGCTGACCTCCCTTCTTTGGGTGCTCCTCTCTGCCCTCTTCTTCCTGCAGTACGTCAGTGTGCGCGTCCTCCTTCGGCTGCAGTACAAGCTTTCCGTCATCCTACTTCTGCTCGGACACCGGCGCCTGGACTTTGGCGTGCTCAACGATCTGATTATCTACAGCATGCACATCACCATGTTTCTGGTGGGGGGACTCGGCTGGTGCTTTATGGTGTTTGTGGACATGTAG